In Gammaproteobacteria bacterium, one genomic interval encodes:
- a CDS encoding methyltransferase domain-containing protein, producing MARPQPWRVRRAFDRAAAGFAEHDFLHAEIRRRMLEQLDWVRIDPARIVDAGAGAGDARDQLARRFPEARVLSLDSSLGMLRAGTGERICGDMQQIPLADGCAQLLFSNLALHWCPSIGAALAEFRRVLEPPGLVFFSMFGPDTLRELRRARSSAGLEDDPETLLDMHHLGDALVQAGFADPVMSAERFPVPYADYATLEGDLRRCGAGGAMMPGSPGLAGRRRRRVVEEAFAAQRGADGMVAVSIEVVYGQAWVVPPKGRGEPTEVPLEEISLRSKAKRP from the coding sequence ATGGCCCGTCCTCAACCCTGGCGTGTCCGGCGCGCCTTCGACCGCGCCGCGGCAGGCTTTGCGGAGCATGATTTCCTCCACGCGGAGATACGCCGCCGGATGCTGGAGCAGCTTGACTGGGTGCGTATCGACCCCGCCCGCATCGTCGATGCCGGCGCCGGCGCCGGGGATGCGCGCGATCAATTGGCCCGGCGCTTTCCCGAGGCCCGGGTGCTGTCGCTGGACAGCTCGCTCGGCATGCTGCGCGCCGGGACCGGCGAGCGGATTTGCGGGGACATGCAGCAGATCCCGCTGGCCGACGGCTGCGCTCAACTGCTGTTCTCGAACCTGGCCCTGCACTGGTGTCCTTCCATAGGCGCGGCGCTGGCCGAGTTTCGCCGGGTGCTGGAACCGCCCGGCCTGGTTTTCTTCTCGATGTTCGGCCCGGACACGCTCAGGGAACTGCGCCGTGCGCGTAGCAGCGCAGGCCTGGAGGACGATCCGGAAACGCTTCTGGACATGCACCATCTGGGCGACGCTTTGGTGCAGGCCGGTTTTGCCGACCCGGTCATGAGCGCCGAGCGGTTTCCGGTACCGTACGCGGACTACGCCACGCTGGAAGGCGACCTGCGCCGTTGCGGGGCCGGCGGGGCGATGATGCCCGGCTCTCCGGGCCTGGCCGGGCGTCGGCGCCGGCGGGTCGTGGAGGAGGCCTTTGCAGCGCAACGCGGCGCCGACGGCATGGTCGCCGTCAGCATCGAGGTGGTCTACGGTCAGGCTTGGGTCGTTCCGCCGAAGGGCCGCGGGGAACCAACGGAGGTTCCGTTGGAGGAGATCAGTTTGCGGAGTAAAGCGAAGCGGCCTTGA
- a CDS encoding MFS transporter produces MSAGDAAEVTPTRERGQFSLLLTRRFAPFFFTQALGAFNDNVYRNAVIVLIVFGAGAANADTLANLGAGLFALPFFLFSAWAGELADHGDKAALARRIKIAEICIMLLGGLAVASGSVWAVMAVLFLMGTQSTFFGPIKYAIIPQHLRQAELVGGNGLVQMGTFVAIPAGLVLGGALAAAEPQSSRPLLIAVTVVGLAVAGYLASRFIPAAPPAQGAGRICWNPFTVVARMARASAARRSVLLSILGISWFWLLGSVVLTQMPNYGKEVLNANETVTTSLMATLAVGIGVGSMVCEWLSGRRVEIGLTPIGSLGLSACAAHFALTTMSPVTPAAGMGQFLGAGGWNPALDLFLIGFFGGLYAVPMYSVIQQRTRQETRARVIAFNNIVNAVFLVTGAGLSILVLVVMEMSIPQLFLVLAVVNLGVSMFVFWEVPEFVARFLIWCLMRSLYRLRFRNLDRVPERGAAVLVCNHVSYVDALLILGVLRRPVRFVMIRRIYEMPLLNFIFRSVDAVPITARKDDPETYRKAFDSLAHALRNRELVCIFPEGHLTRDGKMHEFRPGVLKLLEQVPVPVIPMALRGLWGSLFSHQGRGAFRGGLKWLRAPVELRVGKPMAPEGITTDQLYAEVARLRGAGKAGE; encoded by the coding sequence ATGAGCGCAGGCGACGCGGCGGAGGTAACACCCACCCGGGAGCGCGGGCAGTTCTCGCTTCTGCTCACGCGGCGGTTCGCGCCTTTCTTCTTCACCCAGGCGTTGGGCGCTTTCAACGACAACGTGTACCGCAACGCCGTGATCGTGCTGATCGTGTTCGGCGCCGGCGCGGCCAATGCCGACACGCTGGCCAACCTGGGCGCGGGCCTGTTCGCCTTGCCGTTTTTCCTGTTCTCGGCATGGGCCGGCGAACTCGCCGACCACGGCGACAAGGCGGCCCTGGCGCGCCGGATCAAGATCGCCGAGATCTGCATCATGCTGCTGGGCGGCCTCGCGGTGGCGTCCGGCTCGGTGTGGGCGGTGATGGCGGTGCTGTTCCTGATGGGCACGCAGTCCACCTTCTTCGGTCCGATCAAGTACGCCATCATCCCCCAGCACCTGAGACAGGCGGAACTGGTCGGCGGCAACGGACTGGTGCAGATGGGCACCTTCGTGGCCATTCCCGCCGGGCTCGTGCTCGGCGGCGCGCTGGCGGCGGCGGAACCGCAATCATCGCGGCCGCTGCTGATCGCAGTCACCGTCGTTGGGCTGGCGGTGGCAGGATACCTGGCCAGCCGCTTCATTCCGGCCGCGCCACCCGCCCAGGGCGCCGGCAGGATCTGCTGGAACCCCTTCACCGTCGTCGCCCGCATGGCGCGTGCTTCGGCCGCCAGGCGTTCGGTGCTGTTGTCGATACTGGGCATTTCCTGGTTCTGGCTGCTTGGGTCCGTGGTCCTCACACAGATGCCCAATTATGGCAAGGAGGTCCTCAACGCCAACGAAACGGTCACGACCTCGCTTATGGCCACGCTGGCGGTCGGCATCGGCGTGGGTTCCATGGTGTGCGAATGGCTGTCGGGACGCCGCGTGGAAATCGGCCTCACACCCATCGGCAGCCTCGGGTTGTCGGCCTGCGCTGCGCATTTCGCCCTGACCACGATGAGTCCGGTTACGCCGGCGGCGGGAATGGGGCAGTTTCTTGGCGCCGGCGGCTGGAACCCGGCGCTCGACCTGTTCCTTATCGGGTTCTTCGGCGGGCTTTACGCGGTCCCGATGTACTCGGTGATCCAGCAGCGCACGCGCCAGGAGACCCGCGCCCGGGTCATCGCGTTCAACAACATAGTCAACGCGGTGTTCCTGGTGACCGGCGCGGGACTGAGCATCCTGGTGCTGGTCGTCATGGAAATGAGCATCCCGCAATTGTTCCTGGTGCTGGCGGTGGTCAACCTGGGCGTTTCGATGTTCGTCTTCTGGGAAGTCCCCGAATTCGTTGCCCGTTTCCTGATCTGGTGCCTGATGCGCAGCCTCTACCGTCTGCGCTTCCGCAATCTCGACCGCGTGCCCGAACGCGGCGCGGCGGTGCTGGTCTGCAACCACGTGAGCTATGTCGATGCGCTGCTGATCCTGGGCGTGCTTCGCCGGCCCGTGCGCTTCGTCATGATCAGGCGCATCTACGAAATGCCGCTGCTGAATTTCATCTTCCGCAGCGTGGACGCCGTTCCGATCACGGCGCGCAAGGACGATCCCGAGACCTACCGAAAGGCGTTCGACTCGCTGGCGCACGCGCTGCGCAACCGCGAGCTGGTGTGCATCTTCCCGGAAGGACACCTGACGCGCGACGGGAAGATGCACGAGTTCCGCCCCGGGGTGCTGAAACTGCTCGAACAGGTTCCCGTTCCGGTCATCCCGATGGCGCTGCGCGGTTTGTGGGGCAGCCTGTTCTCGCACCAGGGGCGCGGCGCGTTCCGCGGCGGTCTCAAGTGGCTGCGGGCGCCGGTGGAGCTGCGTGTGGGCAAGCCCATGGCGCCGGAAGGCATCACGACCGACCAGTTGTACGCCGAGGTCGCCCGGCTTCGCGGCGCAGGAAAGGCAGGGGAATGA
- a CDS encoding DUF1295 domain-containing protein: protein MAWLTSVITREYSWADRLWPLCPPVYCLVVAADADFASPRLNLMAVLVALWGLRLTHNFARKGGFSRGGEDYRWVAVYEKIGPVGFQALNLLFIAPGQMLIVWLFASPVHQAWLWRETPMTFLDGIAGAFFVVFFIGEWVADEQMWRFQRDKKRKIDAGEDVARPFVTTGLWAYCRHPNFFCEMGMWWVFYLFAVGASGVWLHWTGLGFVVLTLLFQSSTQLTESLTLAKYPAYRDYQATTPRLIPLPFLRREAGRPRRTTGRS, encoded by the coding sequence ATGGCCTGGCTCACCTCGGTAATCACCCGCGAGTACTCCTGGGCCGACCGGCTGTGGCCGCTGTGCCCGCCGGTCTATTGCCTCGTCGTTGCGGCGGACGCCGATTTCGCCTCGCCCCGCCTCAATCTCATGGCGGTCCTGGTCGCCCTGTGGGGCCTGAGGCTGACCCACAACTTCGCGCGCAAAGGCGGCTTCTCCAGGGGAGGTGAAGACTACCGCTGGGTGGCGGTGTACGAGAAGATCGGACCGGTCGGATTTCAGGCGCTGAACCTGCTGTTTATCGCTCCGGGCCAGATGCTCATCGTGTGGTTGTTCGCATCGCCCGTGCACCAGGCCTGGCTGTGGCGGGAAACGCCCATGACTTTCCTGGATGGAATCGCCGGTGCGTTTTTCGTGGTGTTCTTCATCGGCGAATGGGTGGCTGACGAGCAGATGTGGCGATTTCAGCGTGACAAGAAGCGGAAGATCGATGCGGGCGAGGATGTGGCCCGGCCATTCGTCACGACCGGCCTGTGGGCCTATTGCCGCCACCCCAATTTCTTCTGCGAGATGGGCATGTGGTGGGTGTTCTACCTGTTTGCGGTGGGCGCCTCCGGCGTGTGGCTCCACTGGACCGGCCTGGGCTTCGTGGTTCTGACGCTGCTCTTCCAGAGCTCGACCCAGCTTACGGAATCGCTGACGCTTGCGAAGTACCCCGCTTACCGCGACTACCAGGCCACCACGCCCCGACTCATTCCCCTGCCTTTCCTGCGCCGCGAAGCCGGGCGACCTCGGCGTACAACTGGTCGGTCGTGA
- a CDS encoding SDR family oxidoreductase — protein MPRILITGASRGLGLEHARQYLAKDWEVIATARNPEASPGLKELESNGSRSLRTVTLDVTDHERIEALAGELAGDSLDILLNNAGTYGPKSAFEGMHYQSLESMDYELWREMHEINVMAAFKVAVCFKPHLEAAANPLLVNMSSDMGSIANNSMGHAYAYRSSKSALNMLTKGMAIEWQNITVIAMAPGWCRTDLGGPEAPVDPVESVRMQQELFERVESSRSGEFINRFGEEVAW, from the coding sequence ATGCCACGCATCCTGATTACGGGCGCCTCGCGCGGTCTGGGCCTGGAGCACGCCAGGCAGTACCTGGCCAAGGACTGGGAAGTGATTGCCACCGCCCGCAACCCGGAAGCGTCGCCCGGACTCAAGGAGCTCGAATCAAACGGTTCCCGATCGCTGCGCACGGTAACCCTGGATGTCACCGACCACGAGCGCATTGAGGCATTGGCCGGGGAACTGGCGGGCGACTCGCTGGACATTCTGTTGAACAATGCCGGCACCTACGGGCCGAAGTCGGCATTCGAGGGCATGCATTATCAGTCGCTGGAAAGCATGGACTACGAGCTGTGGCGCGAAATGCACGAAATCAACGTCATGGCGGCGTTCAAGGTGGCGGTCTGTTTCAAGCCGCACCTGGAGGCCGCCGCCAATCCGCTCCTGGTGAACATGTCCAGCGACATGGGATCGATCGCCAACAACTCCATGGGACATGCCTACGCCTACCGCAGCAGCAAGTCGGCGCTCAACATGCTGACCAAGGGTATGGCGATCGAGTGGCAGAACATCACGGTCATCGCCATGGCGCCGGGCTGGTGCCGCACCGACCTGGGCGGCCCGGAGGCGCCGGTGGACCCGGTCGAGAGCGTGCGCATGCAGCAGGAGCTGTTCGAGCGGGTCGAGTCTTCCCGATCGGGCGAGTTCATCAACCGTTTCGGAGAAGAAGTCGCCTGGTAA
- a CDS encoding ComF family protein, with the protein MVAPLAYDYPVDRLLLGLKFGRRMHLARALGQAIAEGVRSQVERGVLEVPEALAPVPLHPRRLAKRGFNQAEEIARLIAREIGVPMLPDLCRRVRHTRMQSRLSDEERRLNVAGAFACAQSPLRPAIVDDVVTTGATADAMAAALIAAGAEHVQVWAAARAA; encoded by the coding sequence ATGGTTGCTCCGCTTGCCTACGACTATCCGGTGGACCGACTGCTCCTCGGGCTGAAATTCGGCCGCCGGATGCACCTGGCGCGGGCGCTCGGCCAGGCCATTGCCGAGGGCGTTCGCTCGCAAGTCGAGCGGGGCGTACTGGAAGTGCCCGAAGCGCTGGCTCCCGTTCCACTGCATCCGCGCCGGCTGGCGAAGCGTGGTTTCAATCAGGCGGAGGAAATCGCCCGCCTCATCGCGCGCGAAATCGGCGTGCCGATGCTGCCGGACCTCTGCCGCCGGGTCCGGCACACGCGCATGCAGAGCCGCCTGAGCGACGAGGAACGCCGCCTGAACGTCGCGGGAGCATTTGCATGCGCGCAGTCGCCGCTCCGGCCGGCGATAGTGGACGACGTGGTGACGACGGGGGCAACGGCCGACGCTATGGCGGCGGCGCTTATCGCCGCCGGCGCCGAGCATGTGCAGGTATGGGCGGCGGCCAGGGCCGCGTGA
- the putA gene encoding bifunctional proline dehydrogenase/L-glutamate gamma-semialdehyde dehydrogenase PutA yields the protein MSSALNRIDKHKFAPEIPLVRRLAKEFTLDEATRRSIVEQAAELVRRVRTSPKGPTMLDAFLNEFGLHNDEGVALMCLAESLLRVPDPQTADELIADKLGPAHWDEHLGHSSSLLVNASTWALMLTGRAVSMRRFEGQSGGAVLQSLAGRLGEPVIRGAVRQAMSILGQEFVMGETMEEAVKRAYRLDDSVEYSFDILGEGARTAGVADDYFQAYCKAIPMVGERQPDKPARRCGMSIKLTALHPRYDARQSARVHQEMYPRLLRLCELAREHDIPLCLDAEEADRLILSLELTERLCAEPSLRGWNGLGLAVQGYGKRAKRVIRWLSELAQATRRQISVRLVKGAYWDAEIKRAQIAGMPDYPVFTAKDNTDTSYLSCAEAMLAERPHLFCAFATHNAHTLTTVLALTDEDRSNMELQRIHGMGERLHETAREMFDDFPPVRVYAPAGLYEDLLAYLVRRLLENGANSSFVNRLYDEELAPEAIVSDPIEISLARTSSTLPTPELLYGPDRPNSAGCDLASQTALGRFSALLSERADMPEPQAADPASGEIDAWVKTAAEAQPAWNALGGRRRANVLRTAADALEEGRNEFFRVLAGEAGKTVDDAVAEVREAVDFMRYYARQAERDFESPMAQDGPTGESNDLSLHGRGVFVCISPWNFPLAIFLGQVSAALLAGNAVLAKPAEQTPRIAKLAVDLLHSTGVPADVLRLVAGAGDVGAALVNHPRIAGVAFTGGTDTAARIQSALAGKSNRPIVPFIAETGGQNVMVADSSALIEQTTDDAIRSAFLSAGQRCSALRVLCVQDEVADTLLESIRGAATELTIGDPHDPSTDIGPIIDQPSLDRIQAHIERMRSLGCEVWTGGRLNESLEGPYIRPHIIELESLAQLEGECFGPVMHVLRFDAADLAGLVDSINRLEFGLTLGVQSRIDARVNEVIARARVGNIYVNRDMVGAVVGVQPFGGMGLSGTGPKAGGPHYLHRFAVEKTITINTTAKGGNVELLRSVAIDAPT from the coding sequence ATGAGCAGCGCACTGAATCGAATCGACAAACACAAGTTTGCGCCGGAAATTCCGCTCGTGAGGCGGCTGGCGAAAGAATTCACGCTCGACGAAGCCACGCGCCGGTCCATCGTCGAACAGGCCGCCGAACTGGTGCGCCGGGTGCGCACTTCGCCGAAAGGCCCCACCATGCTGGACGCCTTCCTCAACGAGTTCGGGCTGCACAACGACGAGGGCGTGGCGCTGATGTGTCTGGCCGAGTCCCTGCTGCGGGTGCCCGACCCGCAGACCGCCGACGAACTCATCGCCGACAAGCTGGGTCCGGCGCACTGGGACGAGCACCTGGGTCATTCGAGTTCATTGCTGGTGAACGCCTCCACCTGGGCGCTGATGCTCACCGGCCGGGCGGTGTCCATGCGCCGCTTCGAGGGCCAGTCCGGCGGCGCAGTGCTGCAGTCGCTGGCGGGTCGCCTCGGCGAACCGGTCATCCGCGGGGCCGTACGGCAGGCCATGAGCATTCTCGGCCAGGAATTCGTGATGGGCGAGACCATGGAGGAAGCCGTAAAGCGCGCCTACAGGCTGGACGATAGCGTCGAGTATTCGTTCGACATCCTGGGCGAAGGCGCGCGCACGGCCGGGGTCGCCGACGACTATTTCCAGGCCTATTGCAAGGCGATTCCGATGGTGGGGGAACGGCAGCCGGACAAGCCGGCGCGCCGCTGCGGCATGTCCATCAAGCTCACCGCGCTGCACCCGCGCTACGACGCCAGGCAGTCCGCAAGGGTTCACCAAGAGATGTATCCGCGGCTGCTCAGGCTGTGCGAGCTCGCCCGCGAGCACGACATCCCGCTGTGCCTGGACGCCGAAGAGGCCGACCGGCTGATCCTGTCGCTGGAGCTGACCGAGCGCCTGTGCGCGGAGCCCTCGTTGCGCGGCTGGAACGGCCTGGGACTGGCTGTGCAGGGCTACGGCAAGCGCGCCAAGCGGGTGATCCGATGGCTGAGCGAACTGGCGCAGGCCACCCGGCGGCAGATTTCCGTTCGGCTGGTCAAGGGCGCCTACTGGGACGCGGAGATCAAACGCGCCCAGATCGCCGGCATGCCCGACTACCCGGTGTTCACGGCCAAGGACAACACCGACACGTCCTACCTATCCTGCGCCGAGGCCATGCTGGCCGAGCGCCCGCACCTGTTCTGCGCCTTCGCCACGCACAATGCCCACACGCTGACGACGGTGCTCGCGCTTACGGACGAAGACCGCTCGAACATGGAACTGCAGCGTATTCACGGCATGGGCGAGCGCCTGCACGAAACCGCGCGCGAGATGTTCGACGACTTCCCGCCGGTTCGTGTCTATGCGCCGGCCGGCCTCTACGAGGACCTGCTCGCCTACCTGGTCCGGCGGCTGCTGGAGAACGGCGCCAACTCCAGCTTCGTCAACCGGCTCTACGACGAGGAGCTTGCGCCCGAGGCGATCGTGTCCGACCCGATCGAGATCTCGCTGGCCCGGACCTCTTCGACACTACCCACACCCGAGCTGCTGTACGGACCGGACCGCCCCAACTCGGCCGGTTGCGACCTGGCCTCGCAAACCGCGCTGGGACGTTTTTCAGCGCTCCTTTCGGAACGGGCCGACATGCCTGAGCCGCAAGCCGCGGACCCGGCTTCCGGTGAGATCGACGCCTGGGTCAAGACTGCAGCCGAAGCCCAGCCGGCCTGGAACGCGCTCGGCGGACGGCGGCGCGCCAACGTATTGAGGACGGCGGCGGATGCGCTGGAAGAAGGGCGTAACGAGTTCTTCCGCGTGCTGGCCGGCGAGGCCGGCAAGACGGTGGACGATGCGGTGGCCGAAGTGCGCGAGGCGGTGGATTTCATGCGCTACTACGCCCGCCAGGCGGAACGGGATTTTGAATCGCCCATGGCCCAGGACGGGCCCACCGGAGAGTCCAACGACCTGAGCCTGCACGGACGCGGCGTGTTCGTGTGCATCAGCCCCTGGAACTTTCCGCTGGCGATCTTCCTGGGCCAGGTGTCCGCCGCCCTGCTGGCCGGCAACGCCGTGCTGGCCAAGCCCGCCGAGCAGACCCCGCGCATCGCGAAGTTGGCCGTGGACCTGCTGCACAGCACCGGCGTCCCTGCGGACGTGCTGCGACTGGTCGCCGGCGCCGGGGACGTGGGCGCGGCGCTGGTCAATCACCCGAGAATCGCCGGCGTGGCGTTTACCGGAGGCACGGACACCGCGGCGCGCATTCAGTCCGCGTTGGCCGGCAAGTCCAACCGTCCCATCGTGCCGTTCATCGCCGAGACCGGCGGTCAGAACGTGATGGTCGCGGACTCGTCGGCCCTTATCGAACAGACCACCGACGACGCCATACGCTCGGCGTTCCTGAGCGCCGGCCAGCGCTGCTCCGCCCTGCGGGTGCTGTGCGTGCAGGACGAGGTGGCCGACACGCTGCTGGAATCGATCCGCGGCGCAGCGACCGAACTGACGATCGGCGACCCGCACGACCCTTCAACGGACATCGGCCCCATCATCGACCAGCCTTCCCTGGACCGGATCCAGGCGCACATCGAGCGCATGCGCTCGCTGGGCTGCGAAGTCTGGACCGGCGGCCGGCTCAACGAATCGCTGGAAGGCCCGTACATCCGACCGCACATCATCGAACTGGAAAGCCTGGCGCAGCTTGAGGGCGAGTGTTTCGGCCCGGTCATGCACGTATTGCGCTTCGACGCCGCCGACCTGGCAGGGTTGGTGGACTCGATCAACCGCCTCGAATTCGGACTGACCCTGGGCGTGCAGAGCCGCATCGACGCCCGCGTGAACGAGGTCATCGCGCGTGCGCGCGTCGGAAACATATATGTAAACCGCGACATGGTCGGCGCCGTGGTAGGCGTGCAACCCTTCGGCGGCATGGGCCTGTCCGGCACCGGGCCCAAGGCCGGCGGCCCCCACTACCTGCACCGCTTCGCCGTCGAAAAAACCATCACCATCAACACCACCGCCAAAGGCGGCAACGTCGAACTCCTCCGCTCCGTAGCCATTGATGCCCCGACCTGA